Proteins encoded by one window of Chitinivorax sp. B:
- a CDS encoding AAC(3) family N-acetyltransferase, translating to MANLLQSLKQAVKGVLEARYAKRREAEIKAEAPHITKTMIVDGLRDMGIGPGDVVMLHSSLKSLGYVDGGAQTVLEAVYEAVSPGGTLVVPTYYLPGGTIYNTCQMTDYVFDPREHGSNLGALPDTFLKMPGIRRSIHPTHSVSALGPQADYIVSSHHLAPSIFGEGSPWERCLQVNAKVLGLGITMGPVTFYHLLEDKWLDRFPLPVRLPEVFQLKCRDWEGRLIEVPVTPLDPVYNPRRIDNKARGDLQQFFMDDFRRAGILKDGKVGQAAAWFVNAQDFYGRLEWLAERGITIYAEPEKIAKPVSE from the coding sequence GTGGCTAATCTGCTCCAGTCGTTGAAACAAGCCGTAAAAGGTGTGCTGGAAGCACGCTATGCCAAGCGTCGCGAAGCGGAAATCAAAGCCGAGGCTCCGCATATCACCAAAACCATGATTGTGGATGGTTTGCGTGACATGGGGATTGGCCCTGGTGACGTTGTGATGCTGCATTCCTCATTGAAAAGCCTGGGCTATGTCGATGGCGGGGCGCAGACCGTGCTGGAAGCTGTTTATGAGGCAGTCAGCCCGGGCGGTACATTGGTGGTGCCGACTTACTACCTGCCAGGTGGCACCATCTACAACACCTGCCAGATGACCGATTATGTGTTTGACCCACGTGAGCATGGATCGAATCTGGGCGCCTTGCCCGATACATTCCTTAAAATGCCTGGCATCCGTCGCAGTATCCATCCGACACATTCCGTGTCTGCGTTGGGGCCGCAGGCCGACTACATTGTTAGCTCCCATCATTTGGCACCGTCGATCTTTGGTGAAGGCTCGCCATGGGAGCGTTGCCTGCAAGTGAACGCGAAAGTACTGGGTCTGGGCATTACCATGGGGCCCGTGACTTTCTACCATTTGTTGGAAGACAAGTGGCTGGACCGTTTCCCTTTGCCAGTGCGTTTACCTGAAGTCTTCCAATTGAAGTGCCGGGATTGGGAAGGCCGTTTGATCGAAGTGCCGGTGACGCCACTTGATCCGGTCTACAACCCGCGTCGCATTGACAACAAAGCACGTGGCGATCTGCAGCAATTCTTCATGGATGATTTCCGTCGGGCAGGCATTCTGAAAGATGGCAAGGTTGGCCAGGCTGCTGCTTGGTTTGTGAATGCACAGGATTTCTATGGTCGCCTGGAATGGTTGGCTGAGCGAGGCATTACGATTTATGCCGAGCCGGAAAAGATTGCCAAGCCGGTCAGCGAATGA
- a CDS encoding AMP-binding protein: MGLYTAFAANVLFPLHEKLKRHDTIAVKHELERTQWLKPAELQSLQINRLRAFLTDCGQHVPYYRALFRSISFDPTRVNVLSDLTRLPILTKDIIRREFDNLKSTQAEPMRLFSTTGSTGDPLRFCISNTRVSHDVAAKWRATRWWDVDIGDREMVIWSSPIELTKQDRIKQIRDWLLRSKLVPSAAMSASDIERFIADIRAFRPAMLFGYPSSMTLIAQHAEKQGIRMNDLGIKVAFCTAERMYPHQADVLKRVFGCPVANGYGGRDSGFIAHACPEGGNHITAEDIIVEVVDEQGLPLPPGVPGEVVVTHLYSTGFPFVRYKNGDVAVLDDLQCKCGRGLPLLKEVRGRTNDVLLAEDGTMVHDVAIAMVLRDMPGVNGFKVIQETLHHCRLQLVTDDRFQNTGSEPKIRDTFQARLGRGVTLDIEYVAAIEPEKTGKFRYVVSKVSQHQAGQMTTP; this comes from the coding sequence ATGGGCCTCTATACCGCTTTTGCAGCCAACGTGTTGTTCCCGTTGCATGAAAAACTAAAACGCCACGATACGATTGCGGTCAAGCATGAGCTTGAACGAACACAATGGTTGAAGCCAGCCGAATTACAGTCATTACAGATTAACCGGTTACGTGCCTTTTTGACCGATTGTGGCCAACATGTGCCTTACTATCGTGCGCTATTCAGGTCGATCTCGTTCGATCCGACCCGTGTTAACGTGCTGTCGGATCTGACACGCCTGCCCATCCTGACCAAAGACATCATCCGTCGTGAATTCGATAACCTGAAATCGACACAGGCCGAGCCGATGAGGCTGTTCTCGACTACTGGTTCAACGGGTGATCCACTGCGTTTTTGTATTAGCAATACCAGGGTTAGCCATGATGTCGCTGCCAAATGGCGTGCGACCCGTTGGTGGGATGTTGATATCGGTGACCGTGAAATGGTGATCTGGTCCAGCCCGATTGAGCTGACCAAGCAGGATCGCATCAAGCAAATACGGGACTGGCTATTGCGCAGCAAACTGGTGCCATCGGCGGCCATGTCAGCCTCAGATATCGAACGCTTCATTGCCGATATTCGAGCTTTTCGACCGGCCATGTTGTTTGGTTACCCGTCTTCCATGACCTTGATTGCGCAGCATGCGGAAAAACAAGGTATTCGCATGAATGATCTGGGCATCAAGGTTGCATTCTGTACCGCTGAGCGGATGTACCCACATCAAGCGGACGTATTGAAACGCGTATTTGGTTGCCCTGTTGCAAATGGTTATGGTGGTCGTGATTCCGGTTTCATTGCTCATGCCTGTCCGGAAGGGGGCAATCATATTACTGCAGAAGACATTATTGTCGAGGTTGTCGACGAGCAAGGCCTGCCTTTGCCACCTGGGGTGCCAGGGGAGGTAGTAGTGACGCATCTGTATAGTACGGGCTTCCCATTTGTTCGTTACAAGAATGGTGATGTAGCTGTGTTGGATGATTTGCAGTGTAAATGCGGCCGGGGCTTGCCATTGTTGAAAGAAGTGCGTGGCCGCACCAATGATGTATTGCTGGCAGAGGATGGCACCATGGTGCACGACGTTGCCATTGCTATGGTGCTGCGTGACATGCCTGGTGTGAATGGTTTCAAGGTGATTCAGGAAACACTACATCATTGCCGACTGCAATTGGTCACTGATGACCGTTTTCAGAACACTGGCAGTGAGCCCAAGATTCGTGACACTTTCCAGGCCCGATTGGGGCGTGGGGTGACGCTGGATATTGAATATGTCGCGGCAATTGAGCCGGAAAAGACCGGCAAATTCCGTTATGTGGTCAGTAAAGTCAGCCAGCATCAAGCTGGTCAAATGACCACACCATGA
- a CDS encoding glycosyltransferase family 4 protein, translating into MSELRLALVGPLPPPSGGMANQCRQLARLLGEEGVQVNVVQVNAPYQPAFVEKLKGIRALFRLIPYKWALWRAAGQADVMHVMANSGWSWYLFAMPAVYIARLRGTPVIINYRGGGAEEFFGNAPALALRGLQKADALIVPSGFLREVFGKLGFSGHVIPNIIDLARFTPRQPQPGKQDKHVIVTRNLEPIYDIPTALRAFAKVRQVLPAARLTVAGSGPELANLQQLAEQLTITTAVTFAGRIDNDQMSALYTSADLMLNPSTVDNMPISILEAFASNVPVVTTDVGGVPFIAEHGRTALLVPARDVDAMAGAMLSILQDDAYSEQLTTAGLAEAQRYAWPVVREQWLAAYRGLIRKGSH; encoded by the coding sequence ATGAGCGAATTACGGCTAGCCTTGGTCGGGCCGTTGCCACCGCCTTCTGGTGGTATGGCCAACCAGTGCCGTCAACTTGCCCGTCTGTTAGGCGAAGAAGGTGTACAGGTTAATGTTGTGCAGGTCAACGCACCTTATCAACCCGCTTTCGTCGAAAAGTTGAAGGGTATCCGGGCATTGTTTCGGCTGATTCCCTACAAATGGGCACTATGGCGGGCCGCAGGCCAAGCCGATGTGATGCATGTGATGGCCAACTCCGGCTGGTCCTGGTATTTGTTTGCAATGCCTGCAGTCTATATTGCCAGATTGCGTGGTACCCCCGTCATCATTAACTATCGAGGTGGTGGCGCAGAAGAATTCTTTGGCAATGCACCCGCATTGGCATTACGTGGATTGCAAAAAGCAGACGCACTGATTGTGCCATCCGGTTTTCTGCGCGAGGTATTTGGCAAGTTGGGATTCAGTGGTCATGTTATTCCCAACATTATCGACCTGGCACGTTTTACCCCACGTCAACCGCAGCCGGGCAAGCAGGATAAGCACGTGATCGTCACCCGCAATCTGGAGCCGATCTACGATATCCCCACTGCATTGCGCGCCTTTGCAAAAGTTCGGCAGGTCTTGCCCGCTGCTCGTCTGACTGTGGCTGGTTCAGGCCCGGAGCTGGCTAACTTGCAACAGCTGGCAGAACAACTGACCATCACCACGGCGGTGACTTTTGCAGGACGTATCGACAATGATCAGATGAGTGCGCTGTACACCTCGGCTGATTTGATGTTGAACCCAAGTACTGTCGATAATATGCCGATTTCGATTCTCGAAGCCTTTGCGAGTAATGTGCCAGTAGTTACAACCGATGTTGGTGGGGTGCCTTTCATTGCAGAGCATGGTCGCACCGCGTTGTTGGTACCGGCCCGTGATGTTGATGCTATGGCGGGCGCAATGCTGAGCATATTGCAAGATGATGCGTACAGCGAGCAGTTGACCACGGCAGGGCTGGCAGAAGCGCAACGCTATGCTTGGCCGGTAGTGCGCGAACAATGGCTTGCTGCTTATCGTGGCTTGATCCGGAAAGGGTCGCATTGA
- a CDS encoding TIGR04063 family PEP-CTERM/XrtA system glycosyltransferase gives MRILHILDHSIPLHSGYTFRTAAILREQRKLGWETFHLTSPKQENCTVLEEEVDGLHFFRTPPATGFMSSKPVLSEIALINATARRLEEVARQIKPDVLHAHSPVLNAIPALRVGQKLGIPVVYEVRAFWEDAAVDHGTSKEWGLRYRATRGLETYALKRVAAVTTICEGLRSDIVARGIPAEKVTVIPNAVDIEKFTMGAEPDSTLQAKLGLTGKTVLGFIGSFYAYEGLNVLLDAMPLMLRDNSNVRLLLIGGGHQEAALKQQAQQLGITDQVIFTGRVSNTEVPKYYDLVDVLVYPRLPMRLTELVTPLKPLEAMAQGRLVAASDVGGHRELITPDVTGVLFRANDAVDLARVVLALADNPKRWPAMKAAGRHYVETERNWAKSVGRYHQVYPTLLNGKQR, from the coding sequence ATGCGCATCCTGCACATCCTGGATCACTCCATTCCGTTGCATTCGGGCTATACCTTCCGGACCGCAGCCATATTGCGTGAACAACGTAAGTTAGGCTGGGAGACTTTCCATTTGACCAGCCCGAAGCAGGAAAACTGCACCGTGCTGGAAGAAGAGGTGGATGGCCTGCATTTTTTCCGCACGCCACCTGCAACGGGTTTCATGTCCAGTAAGCCGGTGTTGAGCGAGATCGCGTTGATTAATGCTACAGCCCGCCGACTGGAAGAAGTGGCTCGTCAAATCAAGCCAGATGTATTGCATGCTCATTCTCCAGTACTGAATGCCATTCCTGCTTTGCGGGTTGGCCAGAAACTGGGTATTCCGGTGGTGTATGAAGTACGGGCCTTTTGGGAAGATGCCGCCGTTGACCATGGTACCAGCAAGGAGTGGGGGTTACGTTATCGTGCCACACGAGGCTTGGAAACCTATGCATTGAAACGGGTGGCCGCGGTGACGACCATTTGCGAGGGGCTGCGTAGCGATATCGTGGCGCGAGGTATTCCGGCCGAAAAGGTCACAGTGATTCCCAATGCGGTAGATATTGAAAAATTCACCATGGGTGCTGAACCTGATTCCACATTGCAGGCCAAGTTAGGGTTGACTGGCAAGACCGTGCTGGGCTTCATCGGTTCGTTCTATGCCTACGAGGGTCTGAATGTATTGCTGGACGCGATGCCATTGATGTTGCGCGATAATTCGAATGTACGCTTGTTGTTGATTGGTGGTGGACATCAGGAAGCTGCATTGAAGCAGCAAGCTCAGCAACTCGGCATCACTGATCAGGTGATATTCACCGGGCGAGTTTCAAATACCGAGGTACCCAAGTATTACGATTTGGTGGATGTGCTGGTATACCCACGTCTACCAATGCGTCTGACAGAGCTGGTGACGCCATTGAAGCCGTTGGAAGCCATGGCGCAAGGGCGCCTGGTTGCAGCCAGTGATGTTGGTGGTCACCGCGAATTAATTACGCCAGATGTAACTGGTGTACTCTTCCGTGCCAATGATGCGGTTGATTTGGCTCGTGTCGTATTGGCGTTGGCTGATAATCCTAAGCGTTGGCCCGCGATGAAAGCTGCTGGCCGTCACTATGTGGAAACCGAACGCAATTGGGCCAAAAGTGTGGGCCGTTACCATCAAGTTTATCCCACGTTATTGAACGGGAAACAGCGATGA